In Erpetoichthys calabaricus chromosome 2, fErpCal1.3, whole genome shotgun sequence, a genomic segment contains:
- the LOC114644983 gene encoding gamma-crystallin M2-like codes for MGKIIFYEDRNFQGRSYECSSDCTDMHSYFSRCNSIRVDGGYWMLYEKPNYMGYQYFLHRGEYPDYNRWMGYNDCIRSCRMIPQYRGSNRLRIYERPDFGGQMMEFTDDCPNVYDRFRYNDIFSCNVMEGYWIFYEQPNYRGRQYFLRPGEYRRFSDWGGFNSSIGSFRRMREGFM; via the exons aTCATCTTCTACGAGGACAGAAACTTCCAGGGGCGCTCCTACGAATGTAGCAGCGACTGCACTGATATGCATTCCTACTTCAGCCGTTGCAACTCCATTCGTGTGGACGGTGGTTACTGGATGCTGTATGAGAAGCCCAACTACATGGGATACCAGTACTTTCTACACAGGGGGGAGTACCCTGACTATAACCGCTGGATGGGCTACAACGACTGCATCAGGTCCTGCCGCATGATTCCACAA TACCGGGGTTCCAACAGGCTGAGGATCTACGAGAGACCTGACTTTGGAGGCCAAATGATGGAGTTCACAGATGACTGCCCCAATGTCTACGACCGTTTCCGCTACAACGACATCTTCTCCTGCAATGTGATGGAGGGCTACTGGATCTTCTATGAACAACCCAACTACAGGGGCCGCCAGTACTTCCTGAGACCTGGTGAATACAGACGATTCAGCGACTGGGGTGGCTTTAACTCCTCCATTGGCTCTTTCCGCCGTATGAGGGAAGGATTTATGTAA